The genomic window CccctaataatattactaacTTTAAATAGGCTTTatagtttaatattaaaggcCTAGCTACctacttttataaataaacttaaaataataattatataaaatctaatataCTAAATAGAattaaaaaagcctttaaaatatattataattaaaaataagcttttatattaaaaaggtaaattataagtactttttaagctttaagAGGAAAtcttataatttaaatataactttaaagttataaaatactttaatataaataaaactttaaagcttattataaaaaacttttaataattaaaaataaaaccttttattaaaaattatatttaaagttatttaaaatactaaaataataaaaacttttattatactttatataaattactttaacttttaaaattatattataaaccttaataattaattataataaattttattattaatttacttttattaaataagtataatttaatttaaataataataaacttatttataaaaataacttattttatattattaaaaattaaaaaaaaaaaaataaaaaacttaatttatatttttataaaaaagtattaaaagtattataatatacttttaaatattatttttaattaagacttttattttatattaaaattataaaaagatttcttaaacttaataaatattaaaagctaaataaatattattttttattcttaaattaataattaaataaaatatataaattaaatcttaaaagtatacttataagcttttattaattataaaatattaaattaaaaaaacctattattaataataaaatttatatataataacttaatatttataataataagtatattacctttttatattaattataaatattacctaataattataaatttattattagaattactaaaaaacctaataagctagctatatatatactaaatAATTTAGGTATATAAGtaagctaaaaaaaatcttaaaaaaagctaataaaaaataaaaaaataagctaattaaaaaagaataattacttttacttataaaaaaaattaacttataatattaaatatttataatattaaaataaagtatttaataaaaaaacttaataaaaaaatattaagtttttttaagataattaaaataatttcttttattattatataacttattttattattagcttaaaaaatttataattttttttatattttcttagttaaattattataaaaaaattataaaaaacttaatataaatttaattcttaaaaatatattacttattaaaataaaaaaattctaagtaaaaataattaaaaattcttaataagttaataataatattaaatacttaataaaataaaaagattaattaataaaaaaatattaaacctaaaaactttataagtattttattaaaaaaaaagctaagtttttattaaaagcttataagttaaaatagcttattaaaccttataataattaaattaaataattacttaaaagtaagcttaataaaaaaaaagctaatattatataaaaaaagcctaataaattataaagcctaataaaaaggctttatattaatataaaacttattagttatatagctaaaatatatacctaAGTAAAAATTTTAGGTTtaagtgttttttttatatatataaggtaattacctttctcttcttttcttaaAATAACTTAAGACCTTTAATATCCTAtgagattattattaaattaagccCTTTTTGCTCTAAGCCTTTATATTAAACCCTTGTTATATAATGAAACCTGTGCTGGTTCAGGCGCGGCGCTCACCCACCATCTCAGAATCATTTCATCGTTTGAGTGACGAATGTAAATAGATGAACAAGGTATCCGTGATAATGCCGTAGGGATTACTTGTGTACTCGCCACTCCAAGATATTACTACGATCTCTCTTATTAAGTTTTAAGGTTATTGCGACCTTTTCCAGGgcaaaggcccaacagatcgtaagcccaacaaaggggcttcaccgacaaaggACTTGTGCTTCCAAAACACAAAAATCGCACTTTAAAAGTATTGACAATAAACTGCCCAGCCAAATTCCATGTTATAGCAATGTAACGCGCGACTTGATTGAACAACAGCACGATAACATGTGACGGGACCGTGAGGTAGGTGGCATTGAAGCAGTACATAATTCAAGTAAATGTgtaaaagtatataaatacaAATTGAGTGAAGGACAAGAACGAAAATGATATTTTTTACTCCCCcgttttctttcttcattATGCTTCTGCCACACCAGTAGAGCTTAAGCCGCAGGCACACATTGAGAATACCACACCCCGAAGTGCTTGCAGACAAGGCCCTTGGAACAAGCAGTTGGGCCTTTCCAGTCTCTGCCGCCGCATTGGCCCCAGACTTTGGATTCACCCGAGTTACTGGGAGGCTTAGGAGTAGGCGGGtttggcttcggcttcggcttcgggTTTTCAGGAGGCTTTTGGTCAGTTGAAGATCCTCCAAGCTTTTGACGACTATCAGCCCATTGCCTCATGCGCTGCTCCTGGCCCAAGGTAAATTCTGACCTGCAGGACCTTGAAAGGTAATCAGTACTGTATTCAAATTCGCCTGCCGCAAAACAGACACAACTTACGAGTAATCCATAAAGTTCAAACTGTTGCTCGGATGCAGCCCGCCACAAGCGTAAGCACCGGGCCGGCCGTCTGGGAGCTTGGGCTGGTTTTCACATCTGCCCGTCGGCTTCTCCTGGGGAAAGGTATCGTCGATGGTATCTCCATCTTTGCAGCCGCCTTCGAAAGTGTGTCGCAAGCCCAGCCAGTGGCCGACCTCGTGTGTGGTGAGCGGGCTTAGGTCAGACCACGAACTGCCGCCCGGGACAGACGTGGCGATCATGACGCACCCGTCACGCTCCATGGTCGCTTGCGGTACAGTCAAGCTATTACCCCTGGGAACAATGGGGTACGTGCAATGCCCACCGATGGGGCCTCCTGAAATCAGCTTGCCTGGGATTTTGGCGACATAATAGAGGTTCAGGTCTGCGTATCCGCCCCGGCGCAACTTCTTATTCATTGCAGGATCGTTGGAATGGGCCCAGGCACTGTTTTGAAGGTAGTCCGTCTCGGCGTAGGTGAAGGAGATTCCAGCCCGGCTGTAGCGTTTGTTTAAAAGATCAATGTCCTTCTTCACATTCTCTTCCTACAGACGGCTTAGGATAATAGTGGGTGAATTGGAGCAGTCAACACTTACAGATACATAGCCGCCTTTGCTGTTCTTTTCAGAGTATACAACGTGTGCATAAACTCGAAAGTTGTAGCGTTTCTGCGCTTGACGGGTTTCAAGAGACGAACTATTCTGTAGAAGAGTCTTGGAATATTCCACGAATTCCACACTTGGAGGCGCTTCGTCGCACTGCggtacttcttcttcttgtcgttgCTGTATGGCGCTTGCATTGATAGCACTTGCCATGAGAATGGCCATAAGGAAAGTAGGAAAATACATGGTGAAAGACCAGCCAGTCGTCTAGGACTGAGTcgtttaaaaaaaaaagaaagaagagcgAAAGAAACAGAGAAGAGATATACACAAATGTGATGTATGTGCAACAAGACTACAAGTTGGAGGGAAAACCATTATATTTATATGTTGGGCACGCAGCCTTTCTCCTAGCAGAAAGCCCTTCCATGTAATCATCTACTCTCAACAAATAAGGCATGAATTTCCCCGTCAACTGGTTCGGTAATGTCAGGGGtcgttgctgttgccgctGGACTTGAAGCTAGACGTCCGTTTTACTATTGCAAGTTACGAAAGCAGTAATCTCCGGGCTGGTCCGGCTTTGCAATTGCCACTATCGGCTAGAGTCCGACTTGCTAGGGGCTCCAGAACCACCCTGGGGAAATATGCCAAGTGTGATACTGTATAGAGCATAATCTTGCTGTCGTTTAAATTGTACTTGGCGGTTATGCATGGTTGGAGCTAGCATTGAAGAGAGACTGGACTCTGCACCTGAGCCCGGCGGGTCAACGGTACATGTAGGGCTACGATGCGAAAATTTCAGATGTAATAGATTATGTAAACTGGGGACCGAAATTAAGGATTGTCTCAACTAACCCCGTCCCGCTCGTCTGTAGACTTTAGAGGGTGAACGTGTGGGGCAGGAATACATGTAAAGTTCTTGGTCTGCTTGGCATAGCTTGCGTGAACTCGTTACGAAGAGTCTAGTTCCATTTAAATCCCATATTGAGGAACCATTAGAGGACAAGTTTGGCGCCCGGCGGCTTCAACCTGCTTCTTCGATCCACGGTTCACAAACGACCGGTCGTACTGGATGCGCTGTAGTTGATATAGTGCGCTTAGACTGGGGACAttcgttcaatgttgctttttTCGCAGTGCGAACTCGTTCAACTTGATCatccaaggccatcaagctGCTTGCCAACCCCATTTCATGTTTGGACCGAACTTCCCGTAACTCTCTGCCCGTGACACGGGCTCTGTCAAGTCTTTGTATAGACCTTTGACAGGCGCAGGCTCCAATCGCGTTGCCTTTGTAAGAGTTACCTGTTGACAACAGCCACCCTCGTATGGATCGTTGAGACAGGGAGACTCCACCAGTTCTTCTCCACAGTTCCTGCCAAGCTCGATAACATCTGGGCCATGTAACAGAATGCTAGGAAGTCTTCCGTAATCCCAATCCATGCAGTCCACGCCACTCTTGGCTCAGCCATTGCAGGGTGGTTTCATGTGAGGAATCGTATCAATCTGGAAGAAGCCGAACTTCCCCGGCTGCCCCACAGTTCTCCTTGTATCACGATTTCCAAAGCTAGCGATCGCATTGAATGCGGAAGGTCCTTGATTCAAGCCAGGTATTGATGAAATCAAGCCCTTTAGTCTAGTTGAAAATTGAGGATATTCGAAAGGACCACCATGTAACTGCAAAGGCTGTGACCAAAGGTcccttgaacatgacgatggTTACACATGGGCTCGAGACCTAGTTGATGCCTTGGgcttgatataaataagggttgtctgttacacggaaatggccctTTTACCCAAGTGCTGcagtcacgggattagggcagaagacCCTCACTGACTCCTGGTATTTATAGAGgcctttggtccctcaaggccttagaaaaccaaggacctttgataccgaAGGCTGTTATTGGgtgaattgagctattgctccaagccctctactAAGCCCCTGTCACATTATCTGCGCTCTgaggccttgagaaaaacCAGCGACCTTTGGTACTAAAACGAATTATTAGCTATATACGATTTTGTTCTCAGCCCTTATAATTGTGGCCTTGTTATAAACGGAAATTACGTCCCTAAATTATATGGCTTTACGTGGTATGTGGACCAAGATATAAAATACAAGCCATAGCAAGTCATAATACACATTACGGGGTTCCTCTCACCCAGATATCGGGCCATTTTAATATAGCAGTTGAGAGAATGTAAATTTATTGTCAAGAGTAGCGACTCGCAGCGTTAAAGAGTCAGTCAAAGGCATCAATCATGTCGCTGTTACCGAAATGTTGAGATGTCGCTCAACTTCCAACATGAAGCAATGTCAATCTCTTTTGTCACGAGTTTCGCTGCATTAATTGCCACTATTTGAATCCTGcgcatcaatggcaacaAGGCTCTGCCTTTGTGGTTTCAAGACGGCGCAGTGGAATGGCCGTGGATAAAGGTAGGCCAGCGCCGGACAAGGCTGATGTGCGCACAGCCATGAAGAATGGGCGAGCTATATTGTTGGGAGATGAGGTTAAGCACAGGCGGTGGAAGCTTTCTATTGACTCTATGCATGAGTCGAGTTGGAGCGCAAGCCTCCTTGGCGCAGATGACCTTTCAAACATCCACTCATCTCGATTCCATCGGGAAACTTCTTTTTGCTATTTACTACCTGCATTGTATAGGACATTTTCTTCTACCTGGTTGATCCGGAGCAAACAGCATACTTTTATCTATTTTTGACAAAAAACGGTTCCCTACTAGTCAAGGACAAGTATCTCCAATACATCGACAGatcctcttcatctttgtTCCGCATATAACCTAGTGAGTATACACCTAAAGTAGGTCACGCCAAAAGGACCTACTCCACGAGTCGAGGGGAGGAAAAGGAGTGAGAAAAGAGCAGTTATTCGCATAACAGCGCTCTCTCACTGCGTCAAGTCACACACGTGACTGCGGCTGGCCATCTCCGAACCCATGAGCAGAGCCATCCTATTCCATCAAAGACATTGTGCTCCAAGCACTGTCTCGGCGTGGGAGCGGAGCCGGTATGGTCCTATTACGCCTGAATCTTGGACTTGACCCAGTTCTCCAGACCCTTGAAGCTGATAATCTCTTGTACGCTGGGAGGCAGTTCGCTCACCTTTTCCTCCCAGACGGTGCCGTCCTTCTCCGTAATCACAGCCTTGGAGCGGCGCACATCCCACAAAAGCTTCCAGCCCGTACGGCGAGTCAGAGGTCGCTCCGCATCGTCCTTGAATGACTTGCGTAGGTGCTCAACCAGGCGGGGCATTTCGAGACAGACCAAAGCATTGTTGATGCCGTTGCGGCTAAAGATGTTCCCGAGACTTCCTGCGATGACGAGAGGAATGTCTCGTGCCAgaatggcggtggcggcttGCTCACGAGAACTTCCTGGGGGGAGGCATCAGCCATCATTCTGTTGAACGGAATAATAATGATATAATgcgaaaaaaagaagccaCTTACCACACCCAAAGTTGAAACCGGTCACCAGCACATCACCCGGCTTGGTGAGTTTGGTAAACTCGGTGTCATAGTTCTCCATGCACACCGCAGCCATCTTTTCTTTGGGAAGGTTATCCTGATACGTGTATTTGCCTAGTCTTGCGATTAGTGCCATGATTGCATTCTGGCAATTAGAAAGAGCTTATCCGCGCTTCACATACCTGGGTAGATACCATCCGTGTTGATATTGTCATTGTCCCTATCCTTGGTTAGCGTATACAAAGAAAGCAGTTACGATTTGGGCCATGCTTACAGAAAAACAATTTCGCCCTCGATTTTCTCAGGGAAGCCCGGAAGAATATCGGTCAAGGCTTCATCTTTAGCGGCAGTTGTAGTGGTCTCGTCTTGGCCATTCTCAGCAATAGCAATCATGCTATCCACTTCATTAATCATTTTATCAAAGGCACTCTCAATAGAGCGAGCTTGGTCGGCAGCAAAATCGCCGCTTCCCTCTCCGATAATGACCTTTTCAACACCGTCTGGCTGTTGATACCAACCAGGGCCGGCAATTCTGCCCTTGAGAGCACTGGCAGCAACAACTTCAGGACTAGCAAGATATGCCTTGCTATCTTTGGATCCCATTCGTCCGGGGTAGTTACGGTTCGACGCTGAGATGCCCGTTTCGCCCTCCTCAAGCAGGCCGGTGCCCAACCCAATACACGGGCCACACGAAGCTGGAAGCTGTGTAGCACCGGCATCGAGCAGGACCTTCCAATCACCGGCTTCCTCCGCAATCTGCTGCTCGGAGAGGGAGGCCGCAGCAAGATAGAAGCGAACACCACTAGCAATTTTAGCAGGCTGGCCatccttggcagcctcgcgGAAAACacgggcggcagcggctaTATCACTTGCTCTAGAATTAGTACAAGAAACCAGATAAGCCTTGTCGATCTTGATGTTCTGAGCTTCAAGGTTCTTCAGAGGGTTGGCGATTTTGGGCGAGTTAGGTCCACTGACCCATGGTGAAAGCGTGGATAGATTGATATAGAACTCTTTAGCATACGAAGCCCCTGGGTCAGCGACGAGCCGGTTCTCTGCCATGTCCTTGACTCGCTCGTGGTTAAAGCGCTCCTTGGCAGGGCTGTCGCACACGGCTGCAGCGGTGGCTTTGGCGCGATACCAGGAAATGAGCGTCTCATCAACGGGGAACAGTCCGCCTGTACAGATAAGAGTCAGTTTATCACCCATTTCCATGGGGATGGGAGAATTACTTAGTGCGCCCCATTCCGTACACATGTTAGAGATGGATAAACGGTCATCGATGGGAATGCTCGCCATGGTCTGTTCGGATCCGGCGAATTCCACACAGTGGTTCAAGACGTCATCGGAACCGAACAGGGAGCAGAGACTTAAAATCACGTCCTTCCCTGTGACTCCAAAGGGGAGTAGGCCTGTAAAGGTAACTTTGGCGACAGGTGGGTGTTCTTGAGTAACTGATCAGTAAAAGCACACGTTGAACCTCTACAAGGGGTTGGTATCGTACGTAGCCAAGTGCTTCCCGTCGCCCATATGGCCGCAGCATCGGTGCGCACGACAGGAGTCCCTAGACATCCTATGCCACCATAAATCGGCGAATGAGAATCGCTGGCGACGCAAAGCGTTCCTGGCCAGGCGTGGCCTGCGGTCCCGTTAGCAAGTCGCCTTACACCTCTATAAACGGTATGTGTTTGTGTTTGTTTTACCTTCGTCGATCATGACCTGGTGTCCAATTCCGAAGCCGGCAGGGTAAAAAAAGGTGCCATGTTTACGAGCAAACTCCTCAATCAGCGCGTACTTGCGTTTATTGGACTCTGATTTATTCTGAACGTCGTGATCAAGAGCTGTTCGCGTCGTCAGTTGCTGTGACTGCGATAAGAAGGGGGTGGTTGAGGCAGACGGTACCCATCACGACCTGGGAGCCATCATGGATCTTGGTTAGGCCAAGATTCATGGCCTTTGTTGCGACCGGATAACTGTTATCGTGCGTCATACAACGGTGAGGTTTCTATTGATGGGTTAGTCGTTGGTCGTGCAAGCGTACAGGATGCCGCCGAGGTTACAATTGAGATGAAATCGCCGGCCTTGACCGTCTTTCCTGGAGCGAGCCCAATGGAGTGTCGCTGGAATATCTTTTCGGTAAGGTTCTGCGGATttgtcggcgccgcggcTTTCTGGAAAGACTGAAGAATGTGAGCATCTGGGATGCTCTCGAGTTGCGAGTGGAAGGCTTGTTGTCTTGGCGGAACGGTGGAAGTATATAAACGCAATTGGGGCGTAGCAATCGAAGGGCTTCGCAAGCGGGCGATGTATGCTCGACACTGCGGAGCTACAGGGGTCAGAGACCTCAAAGCAATTGCTCTCTGCAAAAGTCATCTTCTTGTCAGCAAGATTTCGTCGGGGTCGGGGTGCGATGTGGTTGCGACGGGGAGGGTAACGCACAAGTCGGGCCATCATGAGTACTTGTAGCCAGCAATTGGCATGGCTTGTGCTCAATAGATGGTGTCAAGACGGGGAGATATGAATCCCGCGTCCAAGGGAAGGCAGATTTCGATGTTGCGGATAACTTCATTTGCGACACGCCGAGGTTCGGAGGCATGTATGACTAATTATGAGTGTTGCGATTGGGACTGCCAAAGTTTTATTGGGGCAAGGACTTATGTCATCACGATTTCCGGCCCACACCCCACGTGCAAGTCCGTCCACCCCTCCCCCCACCCACGGTGCCCTCTCCCAATTTTCTAAGCGCACGCCCTGGTAGTTACTCAGGCGCAGCGATTATTGCGAAATACAATTCAGCTTGTAGCCGCACTAGAGAGTCTTCAATGTTAGCTACCAATATCATTTATGCAGCACGAAACGAAAGCCACAGTGTGATAGCGCCACTAGACTTGCTTTCGTATCGTCTGGGTCAATATCGGCTTACCCCCGGTGTTTCAGTTCCGTACTGTCGTCAGTTAAATATTTTGTGTACAGCTCAGATCCAAGTGCCGCTTTGAGTAAATATACTTGAGAAAGGGCATCACCGAATGCGTATAACCAATATACAGACACATTCAAATAAAGCAATAACGTTTCATAACAAAAAGGAAGTGATTTCGAAGCGGCTATAATAGATAAGTGTAAAAGcaaaagtaaaagtaaagcCTTCTGTTGGACTAAACTTTCACAATACCTCCCAATTTATCCCTTGACGGCGGTAAGACGGACGCCGCCCAACTGGCCGCTGGCAAACAATGCATCAACCGTATCGTAGAATAATGTAAGTGGCGCCTCGCTTGTCCCTTCATGTCTGTTCCTCACTGCTCGTTCGTGCACAAACTCGGCCCAATCTTCCGACGTTTCCTCAAATCGAACGCCGTGGAACCCTGCATTGGTCAGATGGGATATATACTGCTCCCGGCTCGGCAGGTAAGGGCAGGACACAATGTCGCGTAATTGGTCGCGGGCGCTGGGGTCGAGTGTCGTTCGGGCAAAGAAGTCCTCAATGTAGACTTTTCCACCAGGCTTTAGGCTACCGGCCACTTTCTGGAACAACGCCTCCCTGTCGGGGATGTGTAGTATGCATAAGAACGAGACAATGTAGTCTACGGGGGCATCTACCGTGAGTTTTGTAAAGTCGGCATTCACGGAGCGTACGCCTCCGGCCAGTCCATTCCGTTTGGTGATGATCTCTGCGAGTTCATGAATTTCGGCCTGTAGCTCGACGCCCGTGACATCAACGCCGCACGTCTTGTGGAAATAGCGGCCGGTGGCACTGAATCCGGAGCCAATGTCGATGACTGTTTGTCCAGGCTGCATGCCCAACCTCTGGCATGCCTTTTCCAAGGCACCGTCGCCAAAATAGTGCATGCAATCGAAGCCTGCGGTGTCGCTAGGATCCCATTTGGGTTTGCTAGCGAGGGCATCCAGGCTTCTCCTGATCCTCCCCAGGTTGTATAAAGCAACATTGCCAATGCCGGTGTCTGCATTTGGGGAAGCCATATTGTCATTGGATTCGGTGTTCGTATCGCCGGTATCGATGGACATGTTGTACTGGACGGATCAGGTGGCTGAGTTGGGCCTTGACTGAATCCCTCGACGGAGAAGCCAAGAGTTATTTTATAGAGCTTCCATCTAGTTGTTGCTTTTTTGATACCCAATCGGGTGGAAAAAGCAAACACACGCCGCGTGACCCTGTGGTCACAGTCAATGTGGGAATTGTCGCTGATGTGTGGATCAACTTGGGCTTTTCTTGGTCCACATGAGCACGGTTGGCATGTTGGACTCGTCTATCGTGGTTTGTTGATTTCACAAAGCCGTGATGCCGGCGAGTGGAAACCTGGTGCCGCTCGGCGCGCAATGTGCACATCGGAGTTTGTTGGCAAATCGTCTTCTGCCAAGAGGCAAGCCGAGTTGAGCAGTCATTATGACAATATTGAATCGTCAATCCCTCCCCTCTTTCCGCATTGGTTACTTCAGTTCTTTATTGCCAACTGTTACGATTCTACCAAAGCGGAGGACCTCCTTCGATGGAGACCACATTTACAGTCGGTCGGTGTTACACGGTTAAGACCCGACACCAACAAAGCCCAACAAAAGGATCATCGCCGATAAGGGACCTCGGGGTTACACGGACTAAACACATGACCTGGCGGAAACCCTGGGCACAGCTCTTCCTTTCATGCATACATAATGATCACTTGTCCCTACCTTTCTTTGCAAAACCAAGGATCTTTGATATCCAATAGAATCATCTTTGAATTGAGTCATTGCGCTCCAAGACCTCGTCACAGTCGGGTTTACAACAATGAATGGTACGCACGGTATTAATTGCGGACAAGTTATCGCTCAAGCCCGAATCAACCAGATATATCGAATTCGTGCCAAAACGTCGATATAAGGAGAGGTCCCGGGTAGGTCGGCATTGGTGTTCTTTAAACCCCGATTCCCTTGGTCCGCTCAACCGAGGTAAGCATATCTTAGAGAGCCTGCGATGCATTCGCGGAGACTAATAATGGAAGAGTAAACACGACATCTCGGGCGGATTAAATGGATCAAGCCACAGACGTCTGGGCATAGTTCAAGAGGAAAGTCTCACGAGGGCCTTTTACTTCTGTCATTGAGCGTGACGTCACATGAGCAATTTTAGGAGCCCAAGGAATAGAGATTGTGGGGCATGgctaacattgaagtgaCCCCAAGATACTAAATCAGCTTAGTGCCGCCTTAAATAATGGTTTTCTACAGCATAAATGGCACGACTACtctccttggctgccatTTTCCTTGGCCGATTAGCCGAGTGATACAACAAGTCTTGGTAGTACAATCCACTCTGCGGAATTGCAGACGTCTACTACCTAGTTATTTATTTCCAGATCAAGGTATTATTAATCCGCTTCTATCCGAGTAACCCTGGCTTCTCGGTCTCCATCTAACAAGCCCCAAAAAGGAAATAGCAGCCAAAGAGATAAATAAGAGCATCTAGAACTAGATTAAATACCTAGAAGTATAAGCCTTCTAATTATTCCTATTATTCTGCAGCTTTATTTTGCTATAATATGTTTTAAGAGGCTTCTTCTACGCCCCTCGTCCTTGGGAAATGAGCTCGTGGTTGCATACCGTTCTTACACAATACTCGCGATACGAAAGGGTTAGCAACCAAGACAGCCGAAAGAGACACAATGCGTCTTTTATCCTCTCACGCCTCCAGACCAACTGCACCGACCATATTGACGCTCTGCCTTCTTAGTCTGGTCTCAGCAGTGTCGGACCAACGCTTAGCAGAACTCGAAACCCTTGACGCTCTCGGTCACCGAGGGTTATTATGCGGCGACATGGCTGATAAACTTGCCGAAGCATGCGACCAGCCAATT from Metarhizium brunneum chromosome 2, complete sequence includes these protein-coding regions:
- the ELM gene encoding Extracellular metalloprotease; protein product: MYFPTFLMAILMASAINASAIQQRQEEEVPQCDEAPPSVEFVEYSKTLLQNSSSLETRQAQKRYNFRVYAHVVYSEKNSKGGYVSEENVKKDIDLLNKRYSRAGISFTYAETDYLQNSAWAHSNDPAMNKKLRRGGYADLNLYYVAKIPGKLISGGPIGGHCTYPIVPRGNSLTVPQATMERDGCVMIATSVPGGSSWSDLSPLTTHEVGHWLGLRHTFEGGCKDGDTIDDTFPQEKPTGRCENQPKLPDGRPGAYACGGLHPSNSLNFMDYSSEFTLGQEQRMRQWADSRQKLGGSSTDQKPPENPKPKPKPNPPTPKPPSNSGESKVWGQCGGRDWKGPTACSKGLVCKHFGVWYSQCVPAA
- the LYS4_0 gene encoding Homoaconitase yields the protein MPPNLGVSQMKLSATSKSAFPWTRDSYLPVLTPSIEHKPCQLLATSTHDGPTSPQCRAYIARLRSPSIATPQLRLYTSTVPPRQQAFHSQLESIPDAHILQSFQKAAAPTNPQNLTEKIFQRHSIGLAPGKTVKAGDFISIKPHRCMTHDNSYPVATKAMNLGLTKIHDGSQVVMALDHDVQNKSESNKRKYALIEEFARKHGTFFYPAGFGIGHQVMIDEGHAWPGTLCVASDSHSPIYGGIGCLGTPVVRTDAAAIWATGSTWLQHPPVAKVTFTGLLPFGVTGKDVILSLCSLFGSDDVLNHCVEFAGSEQTMASIPIDDRLSISNMCGLFPVDETLISWYRAKATAAAVCDSPAKERFNHERVKDMAENRLVADPGASYAKEFYINLSTLSPWVSGPNSPKIANPLKNLEAQNIKIDKAYLVSCTNSRASDIAAAARVFREAAKDGQPAKIASGVRFYLAAASLSEQQIAEEAGDWKVLLDAGATQLPASCGPCIGLGTGLLEEGETGISASNRNYPGRMGSKDSKAYLASPEVVAASALKGRIAGPGWYQQPDGVEKVIIGEGSGDFAADQARSIESAFDKMINEVDSMIAIAENGQDETTTTAAKDEALTDILPGFPEKIEGEIVFLDNDNINTDGIYPGKYTYQDNLPKEKMAAVCMENYDTEFTKLTKPGDVLVTGFNFGCGSSREQAATAILARDIPLVIAGSLGNIFSRNGINNALVCLEMPRLVEHLRKSFKDDAERPLTRRTGWKLLWDVRRSKAVITEKDGTVWEEKVSELPPSVQEIISFKGLENWVKSKIQA
- the NMT1_1 gene encoding Phosphoethanolamine N-methyltransferase 1; this encodes MSIDTGDTNTESNDNMASPNADTGIGNVALYNLGRIRRSLDALASKPKWDPSDTAGFDCMHYFGDGALEKACQRLGMQPGQTVIDIGSGFSATGRYFHKTCGVDVTGVELQAEIHELAEIITKRNGLAGGVRSVNADFTKLTVDAPVDYIVSFLCILHIPDREALFQKVAGSLKPGGKVYIEDFFARTTLDPSARDQLRDIVSCPYLPSREQYISHLTNAGFHGVRFEETSEDWAEFVHERAVRNRHEGTSEAPLTLFYDTVDALFASGQLGGVRLTAVKG